The following proteins are encoded in a genomic region of Laspinema palackyanum D2c:
- a CDS encoding BON domain-containing protein: protein MKKITPFLLGLAVLFGAGACQDVSRTSADAPVTADGTVEEPAQVGETYEDARDETRRAQLDSDIRAREERNNVAGDPLERADSDLASEVRSKLEANIPQGKLAVIAEEGVVTVTGTVPNQEKYDSIATLAQEIRGVKEVKVDAQIVEPTEAPAPADQ from the coding sequence ATGAAAAAGATTACTCCTTTCTTACTCGGACTTGCCGTTTTATTTGGTGCCGGTGCTTGTCAGGACGTATCCCGCACCAGCGCTGATGCTCCTGTTACCGCCGACGGAACCGTAGAGGAACCCGCTCAAGTGGGAGAAACCTACGAAGATGCCCGGGATGAGACTCGCCGCGCTCAACTCGATAGCGACATTCGGGCGCGGGAAGAACGAAACAACGTTGCGGGCGACCCCCTAGAACGTGCAGATAGTGACCTAGCTAGTGAAGTTCGCAGTAAGCTAGAAGCCAATATCCCCCAGGGTAAGTTGGCCGTAATTGCTGAAGAGGGTGTGGTTACCGTGACAGGAACGGTTCCTAACCAAGAAAAATATGACTCGATCGCCACTTTAGCCCAAGAAATTCGCGGGGTAAAAGAGGTGAAAGTAGACGCACAAATTGTTGAACCGACTGAAGCCCCAGCTCCGGCAGATCAATAG